The Halobacterium sp. CBA1132 genome has a segment encoding these proteins:
- a CDS encoding NusA-like transcription termination signal-binding factor → MTVTLSDEARRLIAAFEDETDASAVDCVVDDERDRVIFVVAAGEMGSAIGPGGSRVEELEAKLGRDVMLVEDAPTPEGFVANSLSPAAVYNVTISENDTTVAYAEVAHEDKGVAIGTEGRNIEAAKLLAERHFDVDDIQLT, encoded by the coding sequence ATGACAGTCACGCTCTCCGACGAGGCGCGCCGCCTCATCGCCGCGTTCGAGGACGAGACCGACGCCAGCGCCGTCGACTGCGTCGTCGACGACGAACGCGACCGCGTCATCTTCGTCGTCGCCGCCGGCGAGATGGGGTCGGCTATCGGCCCCGGCGGCAGCCGCGTCGAAGAGCTCGAAGCGAAACTCGGCCGCGACGTGATGCTCGTCGAGGACGCACCGACGCCGGAGGGCTTCGTCGCGAACTCGCTCTCCCCGGCGGCCGTCTACAACGTCACCATCAGCGAGAACGACACCACGGTCGCGTACGCCGAAGTCGCCCACGAGGACAAGGGCGTCGCCATCGGCACCGAAGGCAGGAACATCGAAGCCGCCAAACTGCTCGCCGAACGGCACTTCGATGTCGACGACATTCAGCTCACCTGA
- a CDS encoding 30S ribosomal protein S12: MSNGKYAARKLKKDRQQRRWSDSEYARRERGLGKESDPLEGAPQGRGIVLEKVGIEAKQPNSAIRKCVRVQLIKNGKQVTAFCPGDGAISFIDEHDEVTIAGIGGAKGRAMGDLSGVNYKVEKVNGVSLIELVRGNAEKPVR; this comes from the coding sequence ATGTCGAACGGCAAGTACGCCGCTCGGAAACTGAAGAAGGACCGCCAACAGCGCCGGTGGTCCGACTCGGAGTACGCGCGGCGAGAACGGGGGCTCGGCAAAGAGTCCGACCCCCTCGAGGGTGCGCCGCAGGGTCGCGGCATCGTCCTCGAGAAGGTAGGTATCGAAGCGAAACAGCCCAACTCCGCGATTCGGAAGTGCGTGCGGGTGCAGCTCATCAAGAACGGGAAGCAGGTCACCGCGTTCTGTCCCGGTGACGGCGCTATCTCGTTCATCGACGAGCACGACGAAGTCACCATCGCCGGTATCGGCGGTGCGAAGGGTCGTGCGATGGGCGACCTCTCGGGCGTGAACTACAAGGTCGAGAAGGTCAACGGCGTGAGCCTCATCGAACTGGTCCGCGGGAACGCCGAAAAGCCGGTGCGATAA
- a CDS encoding 30S ribosomal protein S7 translates to MSEEEAPEPDAPAGTDEDDVNAKLFGKWEVSDIQYRDPSTRRYLSVTPIAHTMGRHASKQFKKSEISVVERLANRLMKTGANAGKKQQALGIVRDAFDIVHERTEENPIQVLVRAVENSAPREETVRLKYGGISVPKAVDVAPQRRVDQALKFIADGAHSSSFKTPVDAAEALANQLIGAADYDVQTYSVGQKEEKERVAAAAR, encoded by the coding sequence ATGAGCGAGGAAGAAGCCCCCGAACCCGACGCGCCCGCTGGCACCGACGAAGACGACGTGAACGCGAAGCTCTTCGGCAAGTGGGAGGTCTCGGACATCCAGTACCGCGACCCGAGCACGCGCCGCTATCTCTCCGTGACGCCCATCGCGCACACGATGGGGCGCCACGCCTCCAAGCAGTTCAAGAAGAGCGAGATCAGCGTCGTCGAACGCCTCGCGAACCGCCTGATGAAGACGGGCGCGAACGCGGGCAAGAAGCAGCAGGCGCTCGGTATCGTCCGTGACGCCTTCGACATCGTCCACGAGCGCACCGAGGAGAACCCGATTCAGGTGCTCGTGCGTGCCGTCGAGAACTCCGCGCCCCGAGAGGAGACCGTCCGCCTGAAGTACGGTGGCATCTCCGTCCCGAAAGCCGTCGACGTCGCGCCCCAGCGCCGCGTCGACCAGGCGCTGAAGTTCATCGCCGACGGCGCTCACTCGTCGTCGTTCAAGACGCCCGTCGACGCCGCCGAGGCGCTGGCGAACCAGCTCATCGGCGCCGCCGACTACGACGTGCAGACGTACTCGGTCGGCCAGAAAGAAGAGAAGGAACGCGTGGCGGCCGCGGCCCGCTAA
- a CDS encoding sorbosone dehydrogenase family protein, which produces MRCNRREFLAATGLAGVAGLAGCTSPDEPSDTTTSTEAPPVTTVDDPSYDLGVTHDIENWAEYDPDWSHPTAAPNLDVTTETVVEGLKIPWDLAFAPNGDLFISERVGRISRYRSDDLETVASPDVIDHADSIAPGEDGNWWAAGSEGGLMGLAVHPNYPDVPLVYAIYTRKDEPAVSGGDPFVNRLSYFDVSADDPADNETVVIDDIPGNEIIHNGARLTFGPENYLWVTTGDAASVNPELGTNQPLPQMPSSLAGKVLRVEPDGGAPEDNPDLGGDPRVFTYGHRNPQGITFLPDGTPVENEHGPSAHDEVNVLEAGGNYGWGPEGERARTAETYRGTDYARPVVNTEETWAPPGSVFYTADAVPSWQNRLVIGGLYSQRINLVTIYPTDGEPASAENGGTRYDADWMNSDYSAVHHVALEDELGRIRHVEQGPDGALYAVTSNRDGRAQGEQFPREGDDRLVRITPA; this is translated from the coding sequence ATGCGATGTAACCGCCGTGAGTTCCTCGCTGCCACAGGTCTGGCTGGCGTCGCCGGACTCGCCGGCTGTACGTCACCCGACGAACCGAGTGACACGACTACCTCCACCGAAGCACCGCCGGTCACGACCGTCGACGATCCGTCGTACGACCTCGGCGTGACCCACGACATCGAGAACTGGGCAGAGTACGACCCCGACTGGTCGCATCCGACGGCCGCCCCGAACCTCGACGTGACGACCGAAACCGTCGTCGAGGGGCTCAAAATCCCGTGGGATCTGGCGTTCGCGCCGAACGGCGACCTGTTCATCAGCGAGCGCGTTGGGCGAATATCGCGGTACCGCTCCGACGACCTGGAGACCGTCGCGTCCCCGGACGTGATCGATCACGCCGACTCGATTGCGCCCGGCGAGGACGGCAACTGGTGGGCGGCCGGCAGCGAGGGCGGCCTGATGGGGCTGGCGGTCCACCCGAACTACCCGGACGTCCCGCTCGTGTACGCCATCTACACCCGCAAGGACGAGCCCGCTGTCTCCGGCGGCGACCCCTTCGTCAATCGGCTCTCGTACTTCGACGTCTCCGCGGATGACCCCGCCGACAACGAGACGGTCGTGATCGACGACATCCCCGGGAACGAGATCATCCACAACGGCGCGCGACTCACGTTCGGTCCCGAGAACTACCTGTGGGTGACCACGGGCGACGCCGCGTCGGTCAACCCGGAACTCGGGACGAACCAGCCGCTCCCCCAGATGCCCTCCTCGCTCGCGGGGAAGGTCCTCCGGGTCGAGCCGGACGGAGGCGCACCGGAGGATAACCCCGACCTCGGTGGCGACCCGCGCGTGTTCACCTACGGCCACCGGAACCCCCAGGGCATCACGTTCCTGCCGGACGGGACGCCCGTGGAGAACGAGCACGGGCCGTCGGCCCACGACGAGGTGAACGTGCTGGAAGCCGGGGGGAACTACGGGTGGGGGCCCGAGGGCGAGCGCGCGCGCACGGCGGAGACGTACCGCGGCACCGACTACGCGCGCCCGGTCGTGAACACCGAGGAGACGTGGGCGCCGCCGGGGTCGGTGTTCTACACGGCGGACGCGGTGCCGTCGTGGCAGAATCGGCTCGTCATCGGCGGCCTGTATTCCCAACGCATCAACCTCGTCACCATCTATCCGACGGACGGCGAACCGGCGTCCGCCGAGAACGGCGGCACGCGCTACGACGCGGACTGGATGAATTCCGACTACAGCGCGGTCCACCACGTCGCACTCGAAGACGAACTCGGCCGCATCCGGCACGTCGAGCAAGGACCAGACGGCGCGCTGTACGCGGTGACATCGAACCGCGACGGCCGCGCGCAGGGCGAACAGTTCCCGCGAGAAGGCGACGACCGCCTCGTCCGCATCACGCCCGCCTAG
- a CDS encoding DUF5781 family protein, translating into MELRVTSGGPAEPFLGARDVFETEHDLEQPVEVRIRENPDERTWAGHYDDHHVLNISQQAATSVMARELALHEFSHMLRHEHDHPSHVFSMDEILFLALTGRSVERRVLTHCYQIANHVKDIYADDITLSVGPTDKLVAFLESELAAAVADQPAAGPSVGQRLTAGADPSMTAVNAAFALALLERHDAVTDDHRIYDLAHAAGEDAPEIDVESFRERFADLTADPDESDCRRGLVDTIRTYVDAQETTTGPAAD; encoded by the coding sequence ATGGAGTTGCGCGTGACGAGTGGGGGGCCCGCCGAACCGTTTCTCGGCGCCCGCGACGTCTTCGAGACCGAACACGACCTCGAACAGCCCGTCGAGGTACGCATCCGAGAGAACCCCGACGAACGGACGTGGGCCGGCCACTACGACGACCACCACGTTCTCAACATCTCCCAGCAGGCCGCCACGTCCGTGATGGCCCGCGAACTCGCGCTCCACGAGTTCTCCCACATGCTGCGCCACGAACACGACCACCCGAGCCACGTCTTCTCGATGGACGAAATCCTCTTCTTGGCGCTGACGGGCCGCAGCGTCGAACGCCGGGTGCTCACGCACTGCTACCAGATTGCCAACCACGTCAAGGACATCTACGCCGACGACATCACGCTCTCGGTCGGCCCGACCGACAAACTCGTCGCGTTCCTCGAATCCGAACTCGCGGCCGCCGTCGCCGACCAGCCGGCCGCCGGCCCGTCCGTCGGCCAGCGACTCACCGCGGGCGCGGACCCCTCGATGACCGCCGTCAACGCCGCGTTCGCGCTCGCGCTCCTCGAACGCCACGACGCGGTCACCGACGACCACCGCATCTACGACCTCGCGCACGCCGCGGGCGAGGACGCCCCCGAAATCGATGTCGAATCCTTTCGGGAGCGGTTCGCGGACCTCACCGCCGACCCCGACGAGAGCGACTGCCGCCGTGGCCTCGTCGACACCATCCGCACGTACGTCGACGCCCAAGAGACGACGACAGGTCCAGCCGCGGACTGA
- a CDS encoding elongation factor EF-2, translating into MGRRKKIVEKCERLMDQPEQIRNIAIAAHVDHGKTTLTDNLLAGAGMISEDTAGEQLAMDTEEDEQERGITIDAANVSMTHEYEGEDHLINLIDTPGHVDFGGDVTRAMRAVDGALVVVDAVEGAMPQTETVLRQALREGVKPTLFINKVDRLISELQEGPEEMQERLLSVIREVNELIRGMTEEMDDITEDWTVSVEGGTVGFGSALYKWGVSMPSMQRTGMDFGDIMELERSDKRQELHERTPLSDVVLDMVCEHFPDPIEAQPHRIPRIWRGDADSEIADTMRMVNEDGEVVLMVTDIGIDPHAGEIAAGRVFSGTLEKGQELYVSGTAGKNRIQSVGIYMGGEREEVDEVPAGNIAAVTGLKDAIAGSTVSSVEMTPFESIEHISEPVITKSVEAQNMDDLPKLIETLQQVAKEDPTIQIEINEDTGEHLISGQGELHLEVITQRIERNQGIPVNTGEPIVVFRESPTSDSREVEGVSPNRHNKFYITIEQLDDDVLEQLRLGEVSMDMPEQERREALQDAGMDKDTSQSVENIIGKNIFIDDTKGIQHLNETMELVVEGLEEALGDGPLAAEPVEGALIRLHDARLHEDAIHRGPAQVIPAVRDAVHRGLMDAEIRLLEPIQDVRIDVPSEHMGAASGEIQGRRGRVDDMYQEGGMMVVEGIAPVEEMIGFSSDIRSATEGRASWNTENAGFRVMADNLQPEIIKQIRERKGMKTELPEQIGYF; encoded by the coding sequence ATGGGCCGACGCAAGAAGATTGTCGAGAAGTGCGAACGGCTGATGGACCAGCCGGAGCAGATCCGGAACATCGCCATCGCCGCGCACGTCGACCACGGTAAGACCACGCTGACCGACAACCTGCTGGCCGGCGCCGGCATGATTTCCGAGGACACCGCCGGCGAGCAGCTGGCGATGGACACCGAGGAGGACGAACAGGAACGCGGCATCACCATCGACGCCGCGAACGTCTCCATGACCCACGAGTACGAGGGCGAAGACCACCTCATCAACCTCATCGACACGCCCGGCCACGTCGACTTCGGTGGCGACGTGACGCGTGCGATGCGCGCCGTCGACGGCGCGCTCGTCGTGGTGGACGCCGTCGAGGGCGCCATGCCCCAGACGGAGACAGTGCTCCGGCAGGCGCTCCGAGAGGGCGTCAAGCCGACGCTGTTCATCAACAAAGTCGACCGCCTCATCTCCGAACTGCAGGAGGGTCCCGAGGAGATGCAGGAGCGGCTCCTGAGCGTCATCCGCGAGGTCAACGAGCTCATCCGCGGGATGACCGAGGAGATGGACGACATCACCGAGGACTGGACGGTCTCCGTCGAGGGCGGCACCGTCGGCTTCGGCTCCGCGCTCTACAAGTGGGGCGTCTCGATGCCGTCGATGCAGCGCACCGGCATGGACTTCGGCGACATCATGGAGCTGGAGCGCTCGGACAAGCGCCAGGAGCTCCACGAGCGCACGCCCCTGTCGGACGTCGTCCTCGACATGGTCTGTGAGCACTTCCCGGACCCCATCGAGGCCCAGCCCCACCGCATTCCGCGCATCTGGCGGGGCGACGCGGACTCCGAAATCGCGGACACGATGCGGATGGTCAACGAGGACGGCGAAGTCGTCCTGATGGTCACCGACATCGGCATCGACCCGCACGCCGGCGAAATCGCCGCGGGTCGCGTGTTCTCCGGCACACTCGAGAAGGGCCAAGAGCTGTACGTCTCCGGGACCGCGGGCAAGAACCGCATCCAGAGCGTCGGCATCTACATGGGCGGCGAGCGCGAGGAAGTCGACGAGGTTCCCGCAGGGAACATCGCCGCCGTCACCGGCCTCAAGGACGCCATCGCCGGGTCCACGGTTTCCAGCGTCGAGATGACGCCGTTCGAGTCCATCGAACACATCTCGGAGCCGGTCATCACGAAGTCCGTCGAGGCGCAGAACATGGACGACCTGCCGAAGCTCATCGAGACGCTCCAGCAGGTCGCCAAGGAAGACCCGACCATCCAGATCGAGATCAACGAGGACACCGGCGAGCACCTCATCTCCGGGCAGGGTGAACTCCACCTCGAAGTCATCACCCAGCGCATCGAGCGCAACCAGGGCATCCCCGTGAACACCGGCGAACCCATCGTCGTGTTCCGCGAGTCCCCGACCAGCGACTCCCGCGAGGTCGAGGGCGTCTCCCCGAACCGCCACAACAAGTTCTACATCACCATCGAGCAGCTCGACGACGACGTCCTCGAGCAGCTCCGCCTCGGCGAAGTGTCGATGGACATGCCCGAACAGGAGCGCCGCGAAGCGCTCCAGGACGCCGGCATGGACAAGGACACCTCGCAGAGCGTCGAGAACATCATCGGGAAGAACATCTTCATCGACGACACGAAGGGTATCCAGCACCTCAACGAGACGATGGAACTCGTCGTCGAGGGCCTCGAAGAGGCGCTCGGTGACGGTCCGCTGGCCGCCGAACCCGTCGAGGGTGCGCTCATCCGACTCCACGATGCGCGCCTCCACGAGGACGCCATCCACCGCGGTCCCGCGCAGGTCATCCCCGCCGTCCGCGACGCCGTCCACCGCGGCCTCATGGACGCCGAGATTCGCCTGCTCGAACCGATTCAGGACGTCCGTATCGACGTTCCCTCCGAGCACATGGGCGCCGCGTCCGGCGAGATTCAGGGACGCCGCGGCCGCGTCGACGACATGTACCAAGAGGGCGGCATGATGGTCGTCGAGGGCATCGCGCCCGTCGAAGAGATGATTGGCTTCTCCAGTGACATCCGCTCGGCCACCGAGGGCCGCGCGTCCTGGAACACGGAGAACGCCGGCTTCCGCGTCATGGCCGACAACCTCCAGCCCGAAATCATCAAGCAGATTCGAGAGCGCAAGGGCATGAAGACCGAGCTGCCCGAGCAGATCGGTTACTTCTAA
- a CDS encoding amino acid-binding protein, protein MYARRQTRPAWYRHGATALALAADNNSRGVADNGWSTVSEADDRAHTLRLELVDEPGELLRALSPISEHGGNLLSIFHERGSLTPRGHIPVEVDLECSPERFERIVEALRDAGVTIIQADSERYGEALSVLLVGDLVDTDLSDTLAELEDCGSATVADFSLTTEKGTEGVSSARVRLAIESGSTERALEQVRSVASQKDLSVVEPLVGEL, encoded by the coding sequence ATGTATGCACGCAGGCAGACGCGCCCGGCGTGGTATCGGCACGGAGCGACAGCACTCGCGCTCGCAGCCGACAACAACAGCCGGGGCGTCGCCGACAACGGGTGGTCGACAGTGAGCGAAGCAGACGACCGCGCGCACACGCTCCGCCTGGAGCTCGTCGACGAGCCCGGGGAGCTGTTGCGCGCGCTCTCCCCGATCTCGGAACACGGCGGCAACCTCCTCTCGATCTTCCACGAGCGGGGGTCGCTGACGCCGCGGGGCCACATCCCAGTGGAGGTGGACTTGGAGTGTTCGCCCGAGCGCTTCGAGCGCATCGTTGAGGCGCTCCGGGATGCCGGCGTCACCATCATCCAAGCCGACTCCGAGCGGTACGGGGAGGCGCTCAGCGTTCTGCTGGTCGGTGACCTCGTCGACACGGACCTCTCGGACACGCTCGCGGAACTGGAGGACTGCGGGAGCGCGACGGTCGCGGACTTCTCGCTGACCACCGAGAAGGGTACCGAGGGCGTCTCCAGCGCCCGCGTCCGACTGGCAATCGAGTCCGGCAGCACGGAGCGCGCGCTCGAACAAGTCCGGTCGGTGGCGTCACAGAAAGACCTCTCTGTCGTCGAACCGCTCGTGGGGGAACTATGA
- a CDS encoding homoserine dehydrogenase → MRLAVMGAGDVGRAVADLAGEYGHTVTAFADSASAIVDPDGIDVDAALDHKKNVGTVGEGDPADALGADYDALVEATPTTLGDAHPGFEHVRAALETDRHVVLANKGPVAERYDDLRGLEADSAGSIRFEATVAGAIPALSTIDGIGAERVTAARGVLNGTANFILTRMAADGLDYEHVLAEAQDLGVAEADPTFDVEGTDAALKCAILANVIHGGGYSLSDVDVEGITDVPPSALDLASEDGRTVRLIGEVTEDGARVGPRLVPENHTLAVSGTMNIVQLETEHAGRLNLSGRGAGGPETATAVLGDVGRLE, encoded by the coding sequence ATGAGACTGGCAGTGATGGGCGCCGGCGACGTCGGCCGCGCGGTCGCGGACCTCGCCGGCGAGTACGGCCACACGGTGACGGCGTTCGCCGACTCGGCGAGCGCCATCGTCGACCCCGACGGCATCGACGTCGACGCTGCACTCGACCACAAGAAGAACGTCGGCACCGTCGGCGAGGGCGACCCCGCGGACGCGCTCGGCGCCGACTACGACGCGCTCGTGGAGGCGACGCCGACGACGCTCGGGGACGCCCACCCGGGCTTCGAGCACGTGCGCGCGGCGCTGGAGACCGACCGACACGTCGTCCTCGCGAACAAGGGGCCGGTCGCCGAGCGCTACGACGACCTCCGAGGGCTGGAAGCCGACAGCGCGGGGTCGATTCGGTTCGAAGCGACTGTCGCCGGCGCCATCCCGGCGCTGTCGACCATCGACGGCATCGGTGCCGAGCGCGTGACCGCCGCGCGCGGCGTGCTCAACGGCACGGCGAACTTCATCCTGACGCGGATGGCCGCGGACGGCCTCGACTACGAACACGTGCTCGCGGAAGCCCAAGACCTCGGCGTCGCGGAAGCGGACCCGACGTTCGACGTCGAGGGGACGGACGCGGCGCTGAAGTGCGCGATTCTCGCGAACGTCATCCACGGCGGCGGCTACTCGCTGTCCGACGTCGACGTCGAGGGCATCACGGACGTCCCGCCGTCGGCGCTGGACCTCGCCTCGGAGGACGGCCGGACGGTTCGCCTCATCGGCGAGGTGACCGAGGACGGCGCCCGCGTGGGGCCGCGCCTCGTCCCGGAGAACCACACGCTCGCGGTGTCCGGGACGATGAACATCGTCCAACTGGAGACCGAACACGCCGGCCGCCTGAACCTCTCGGGGCGAGGCGCCGGCGGTCCCGAGACGGCAACGGCCGTGCTGGGCGACGTCGGCCGGCTGGAGTAG
- the tuf gene encoding translation elongation factor EF-1 subunit alpha, translated as MSDERHQNLAVIGHVDHGKSTMVGRLLYETGSVPEHVIEQHKEEAEEKGKGGFEFAYVMDNLAEERERGVTIDIAHQEFSTDEYEFTIVDCPGHRDFVKNMITGASQADNAVLVVAADDGVAPQTREHVFLSRTLGIDELIVAVNKMDIVDYDESKYNQVVSDVKDLFGQVGFATEDASFIATSAFEGDNVSEHSENTPWYDGPTLLEALNDLPAPSPPTDTDLRLPIQDVYTISGIGTVPVGRIETGVMNMGDNVSFQPSDVGGEVKTIEMHHEEVDKAEPGDNVGFNVRGIGKDDIRRGDVCGPADDPPTVAETFTAQVVVMQHPSVITAGYTPVFHAHTAQVACTIESIDKKMDPSSGETQEENPDFIQSGDAAVVTVRPQKPLSIEPSSEIPELGSFAVRDMGQTIAAGKVLDVNEA; from the coding sequence ATGAGCGACGAACGACACCAGAACCTGGCCGTCATTGGCCACGTCGACCACGGCAAGAGCACGATGGTCGGGCGCCTCCTCTACGAAACGGGGAGCGTTCCCGAGCACGTCATTGAACAGCACAAAGAAGAAGCCGAGGAGAAGGGCAAGGGCGGCTTCGAGTTCGCCTACGTCATGGACAACCTCGCCGAAGAGCGTGAGCGCGGGGTCACCATCGACATCGCCCACCAGGAATTCAGCACCGACGAGTACGAGTTCACTATCGTCGACTGTCCTGGCCACCGCGACTTCGTGAAGAACATGATTACGGGTGCGTCCCAGGCGGACAACGCCGTCCTCGTCGTCGCCGCCGACGACGGTGTCGCGCCCCAGACCCGCGAGCACGTGTTCCTCTCGCGGACGCTCGGCATCGACGAACTCATCGTCGCTGTCAACAAGATGGACATCGTCGACTACGACGAGTCCAAGTACAACCAGGTTGTCTCCGACGTCAAGGACCTGTTCGGTCAGGTCGGCTTCGCGACGGAGGACGCCTCGTTCATCGCGACGTCCGCCTTCGAAGGCGACAACGTCTCCGAGCACTCCGAGAACACTCCCTGGTACGACGGCCCGACACTGCTGGAGGCCCTCAACGACCTCCCGGCGCCGTCCCCGCCGACGGACACCGACCTCCGTCTCCCCATCCAGGACGTCTACACCATCTCCGGCATCGGTACCGTCCCCGTCGGACGTATCGAGACCGGTGTGATGAACATGGGCGACAACGTCAGCTTCCAGCCGTCTGACGTCGGTGGCGAGGTCAAGACCATCGAGATGCACCACGAGGAAGTCGACAAGGCCGAGCCCGGTGACAACGTCGGGTTCAACGTCCGCGGCATCGGCAAGGACGACATCCGTCGCGGTGACGTCTGTGGTCCGGCCGACGACCCGCCGACGGTCGCCGAGACGTTCACGGCGCAGGTCGTCGTGATGCAGCACCCGTCCGTCATCACGGCGGGCTACACGCCGGTCTTCCACGCCCACACGGCGCAGGTCGCGTGTACCATCGAGTCCATCGACAAGAAGATGGACCCCTCCTCGGGCGAGACCCAGGAGGAGAACCCGGACTTCATCCAGTCCGGCGACGCAGCGGTCGTCACCGTGCGCCCGCAAAAGCCCCTCAGCATCGAGCCGTCCTCCGAGATTCCGGAGCTCGGCTCGTTCGCCGTCCGCGACATGGGTCAGACCATCGCCGCCGGCAAAGTCCTGGACGTCAACGAAGCCTAA
- the rpsJ gene encoding 30S ribosomal protein S10, translated as MQQARVRLAGVNPDDLDNICDDVREIADKTGVKLSGPVPLPTKTLEVPSRKSPDGEGTATWEHWEMRVHKRLIDIDADERALRQLMRIQVPNEVSIEIVLED; from the coding sequence ATGCAGCAGGCACGCGTTCGTCTCGCCGGCGTCAATCCCGACGACCTCGACAACATCTGCGACGACGTCCGAGAGATCGCGGACAAGACCGGCGTGAAGCTCAGTGGGCCGGTCCCGCTCCCGACGAAGACTCTCGAAGTCCCCTCGCGGAAGTCCCCCGACGGCGAAGGGACGGCCACGTGGGAGCACTGGGAGATGCGCGTCCACAAGCGTCTCATCGACATCGATGCGGACGAACGCGCGCTCCGCCAGCTGATGCGGATTCAGGTGCCCAACGAAGTCAGCATCGAGATCGTTCTCGAAGACTGA